The Mytilus edulis chromosome 4, xbMytEdul2.2, whole genome shotgun sequence nucleotide sequence ATGATATTTGCTTCTAATTATGTCCAACCATTGAAGTATTaacgtcaatataatacttccaagGTCcaacatattttgaataatgttaTATCCTGTACGAAATGCGACGCCTGTATCACACGGAAACACTGGGTCATAACTAAACCAGGCTTCGTTATTATCTACCAGGTGTAAAACAATCGTAAATGAGACAGACACCATAACCAAACCAGGCTTCGTTGTTATCTACCGGGTGTAAAACAAGCGTAAAGGAGACAGACACCATAACCAAACCAGGTTTTGTTGTTATCTACCAGGTGTAAAACAAGCGTAAATAAGACAGACACCATAACCAAACCAGGCTTCGTTGTTATCTACCAGGTGTAAAACAAGCGTAAAGGAGACAGACACCATAACCAAACCAGGTTTCGTTGTTATCTACCAGGTGTAAAACAAGCGTAAAGGAGACAGACACCATAACCAAACCAGGCTTCGTTGTTATCTACCAGTTGTTAAACAAGCGTAAATGAGACAGACACCATAACCAAATCAGGTTTCGTTGTTATCTACCAGGTGTAAAACAATCGTAAATGAGACAGACACCATAACCAAACCAGGCTTCGTTGTTATCTACCAGGTGTAAAACAAGCGTAAATAAGACAGACACCATAACCAAACCAGGCTTCGTTGTTATCTACCAGGTGTAAAACAATCGTAAATGAGACAGACACCATAACCAAACCAGGTTTCGTTGTTATCTACCAGGTGTAAAACAATCGTAAATGAGACAGACACCATAACCAAACCAGGCTTCGTTGTTATCTACCAGGTGTAAAACAAGCGTAAATAAGACAGACACCATAACCAAACCAGGCTTCGTTGTTATCTACCAGGGGccggttgttcaacttgtcgttaagtCTAACGCTGTCGTTAAAATATGCTAACGCTTCGTTAAAATTTAACGTATGGTTAATCCTGTTGTTCAACTCTACGTTAGATTTAACGCAACGTTAAACTGTCGATAACTTCTATAAAATCTAACGCTGCTATAGACCTTCGTTAAATACTTAACGAAGcattttaattgataaaatgGCTGCTCTGTTAATGGTACCTAGGCAAAGAAAAGAGAGAATCTTCAGAGGAATGGTTTCACATCTAAACAATTTGACTGACAATGAAATGAGGATAAGATATAGGTTTGGAAGAGACTCTATAGCCTACATATGTAATATTGTGGGAGATAAATTGAGAAGATCTACAGCAAAGGAAACTGCTCTAACAGTGGAGCAACAAGTATGCATAGCCTTGAGGTTTTATGCCTCTGGGTCATTTTTACAAGTAATTGGAGATACAATGGGCTACGACAAAGCAACTGTATCTAGAGCAGTGAATGATGTTACCAATGCTTTACTTGATGTGAAAGACAACTTCATCCAGTGGCCAAAAGACATCAATTCTAAAAACAGGATGAAGTGTGGTTTCCACAGACAAATGAACTTCCCAAATGTTTTGGGATGCATTGATTGCACACACATCAAGATACAAGGGCCATCAGAGGACGAGGCAGCTTTTGTCAACAGAAAGGGGTTCCATAGTGTGAACGTGCAGGCTGTGTGTGATTACGAAGGTacttatttaatttgttaatcttATGTGTCTGATCTCCTCttcgtctgtttatttgtttACCTTTGTTATTATCTCCCTTAACGAGTTCTGTGCCATAGGGCCAATTTATTGGCCTCGGTAATATCTGAAAAATGCCACAAGGCCAATATTTTGGCCCTTAATTGGTAAAAATATCTatcattattttttaacaaatacgacgttttgtctttaaaaaatgtaaaaaatacgtTGATTTAATAATTacagttaaatttaaataatttaacggTTTTATTTCGTATACTGTGAACAGTAGTTTGACGTTGACGTTTATTACGTCACtttcacaacaacaacaacaacaggtACCCGCGCTGAAACAAACAAAACGTTAGAACTTAGAGTACTGTCACATCTTGACAATTgtagtcatatgaaacttcaaatttaaaagaaaagttgATAACAGACTTAAATACTATAGGTTTTATTGTAAAACAAGTGTAAGAAAAATTAATCCGTAATACTATCATAATCTTCGTACGTGTACTGCTATCAAATAATTATCTATATGTTATAAAATCATGAAACGAAAAGTAGGGATTATCgggcaaaaattgaaaaatgaagagTAACGAATTACTACTTGTTAGGACTGCGCACATTGCAAGTGCAAGGGAGAATCCGTGACGAACGAATGTAAACAAACGTATACATACgtaaataataaaaagattttgaaGGAACAAATTAAATACACCAAATCATTTAGCAATATGTTAAAAGGAAAAAAGTTTgatagaaaatgttttaaaaaaatatggctttatcaattcatttatttttcatatgctCCACGTGGTATGTGTTGATTGTTTATCAATGCCATAAACCAGTAAACTTCGGCAACACACCCGAAAGTAACTTGCAATCAACAAGCaatgaatgaaatattatttgtcGACAATACGCTATAGATTTGTAATGAATGTCGTTCATActtgaattatttctttatatacatgtagcattcattagttcaataattttaataaccTGTTATTGCAATACACTCGTTTCATGTAAAATTCAACATCAAGTCTAAAAAATACACTGATACGATTtatagcattattttttttttcaattggaatGTTTATTGCATACTTATAAAAATGTCTGACCAGCATTTACAATTGCAAGTAATTCTATTAGCATTTTCTGTGCATTTGCAAAATTGACATTTTCCCAAATACCATTAACATTGTGAAATAGGAAAACTACGGAAAAATGCACGAATATGAAAGTCGACCAAGAATTTATGACGTCAAATGGAGAGTTGCGTAATACTGCAAATATGGCAAATATGGCAACTCATTGGTTCCGTTTTTTTTTCCGCCGGAAGAAATTCAAAGTGCTGAAGACCCCGAATTTACTGTCGAAAGTGGTGTAAAGAATATGCCTGCAATAGCATATTTTATGCTCATGTTTACAACTTATCTTATGAAGAAGGTAGTTCTTGAAACAAACAAGTAAAAATATTCGCTCTTTTTGCAGTTCTGTTTTCATGAAACTGATACAATGTTATTGATAGAGTGTATCTATTTTGTCATACTAAAAAAATGGAGGTAATTGAGTTGGCTCATGGCTTTGattatcctatatatatatatgtagatatcAGTATAAATTGAATAGAAACAGTTTAGTAAAGCTTCCGTCTGCATGTGAATTTCCTAAAATCTTATCTAATGATTCTTTCACCTCAACTTCACAAATTCcaaccaaaaaaataataaagaaatataagcTCAATTTCCCGATGATCAAAAGAACTAATGTAGTCAATGTACAACCTTTAGAAGAAGTGGAGTGAAAAGTCTAGAGGAACTATCATAGTAAATACAACCAAAGGCATTATTGAAAAATGTTTCAGTATGTCAATATGATAAGTTAATGAAGtgaggtttactttttttttttttatcatgaacgTTAACTGTAAGTGTATGATAAAGATCGTGTGTTTCTACTCTTTGTTTGCGACTGAACACAATTAAGGATCGTTGAAGTCCAATTCTTATCTTGCTGCCGAAAATGATGTTATACTATAAACATCTCAGAAAttcaatatttctttttgaataaacAAAAGCCATTTATTTGAATGCAACAACATATTcccgtttttttttcatttcttaattGGATTAGTGAGAAActcctttatattttaaaacattaagtATGAATTATTTATAGATACCTACGAATCCCGCTCCAAGTagaataaaacaacacaaaaacaccaaacacatatttaccaaaaaatcatcaaaatcttggcaaaatgtttttaatttcatgaacATAACATTAACGGACCGGAATGTTAACAGACAATTGCAAATTATGATGCGGTTAGCAGAATTATTACCTCTGAATATCTAACTTCGGATATTTTTTTTCTCGCGGTATTACAAAACGTACCACTTATGACCCATCGGTAAAGTTTAAGCCGATTCTTGATTCGTTTAACATGCGATCTAAATATCTGTATACACCTGAAAGAAACCTAACGATTGATTGACCAGTCTTTGGTTGGAACACGTGCACGCTCAGTAATGACACAATATATACCATCAAAAAGcctcaaatttggcattaaattttgGATGCTGGTTGAATATATTTCCGGTTATCTCATTTATAGTACTGTTTACAGAGGCCGTAACTTTGATCATGTGCCTGATGGGGAACTTCAAAGAAGTTAAAAGTCTTCTGATTGCTAGttgtttatttaataaaagatACCAAGTGCTTTgcgatagtttttttttcttctagtCTATCACTAGCATTAAAACTGCTTGTAAGAAGGACATTTATGACTGGAACTTTGAGAAGTAACATGCtccaaagaattaaaaaaaaaacatgaataacgTCCGGATGACTCTGTATTTATGAGAAGACGAGAAACATTGCTTTCAATGTACATACAGACAAAACGAACGGAAACAAGTTTGCTTAGTGTCCAAATTTGCAAACCAGGAGTTTCACCACATGGCAAACCAACCGCTATAGAAAGTTTTAGCAAAACTATGGGAGAATTCGATCGGAATGATATGTTCACAGCCTTCTACAAAGATGAAAAGATGTGGAAGAAATTTATTGTTAACCTAGTAATCTTTTTCTAAGATTTATGATAAAtttgtacatgttttataaaaaaaaaatcaattaaccCTCGTCCACTATGACGCCTCCAGTTTGTTCATGAGCTAGTTAAATGTGTTATTAGTTGTCGAGAAACTGGCCCCCTAAAAAATGCAATTAACTTTATCaaataacactttttttaaatttaatgtaaGATTTCCCGCGGAAGGTCGGTGGTTCTATAAATTAGGCACTCTGACTTTCctccaaccaaaaaaaaataaattgcaagACGAAGAATGAATAGAACGAAACTATGCAATGTCTTATAATCGGGGAACGAAATTCTAATTTACGGCGAATTCAAAGCATTATATTAATTTTACATCTATATAAGTGCGTTTTATCAGCTGTTGCATAATGTAATTATATCACGAGTGAAAATGAAGACCACAGTTaagaaaaaagtacaaaacaagaaattaaaaataaactaaagAAGACAAGATAGTTCATAGTTCATAATTATCTCATTCTAGTAGAATTTTACATTTCTTTGAATTTCAACCggatttttcataaatttactacGTGTATATCCtttttttcttgtgttttttATTAGCTTacaatcatgtaaaaaaaaaaacacgtaagCATTGATATATaaaccaactaataaaaaataaaacgagATGTGGTAAACATGTCAAAGATgaataaaagtagatgtggtaaatacgtcaatgataaataaaaggagatgtggtaaatacgtcagtGATGAatagaaggagatgtggtaaatacgtcaatgatgaataaaaggagatgtggtaaatacttCAATGTTGAATAAAAGCAGATGTGGTAAACACGTCAaagatgaataaaaggagatgtggtaaatgcGTTAATGATGAGTAAAAGGGGATGTGGTAAACACGTCAAAGATGAcataaaggagatgtggtaaatacgtaaATGGTGAatagaaggagatgtggtaaatacgtcaatgaataaaaggagatgtggtaaataagtTAAATtgaatgatgaataaaaggagatctAGTAAATTTATACtccaatgatgaataaaaggagatttggttaatacgtcaatgatgaatagaaggagatgtggtaaatacgtcaatgataaataaaaggagatgtggtaaatacgtcagtgataaataaaaggagatgtggtaaatacgtcagtGATGACTAGACGGAGATGTGGAAAATAagtcaatgatgaataaaagaagatgtggtaaataagtcaatgataaataaaatgagatgtggtaaatacgtcaatgatgaagaaaaggagatgtggtaaatacgtcaatgatgaataaaagaagatgtggtaaatttatacgtcaatgatgaataaaagtaGATGTTGTAAATACGTCCATGAAAGGACAATCAAATGGTTAGACACCTTGCCCATtattctgtcatatttttttttgaaactatCAACTTTTCTAACTTGCATTGTTTTGTTAGTTTACTGttgttttttgcaatattttctttttctttttatgctCCAATATTCAACTAATTTCTATATTACTAATGATTATTGCTCCTCCCTCTAAAGATACGCAACGATCCACAATCGCCACAGCGTGCAATGAATAAATAGTATGTGTCCTATTTAGCAAAGGTGCGCATCCAACATGACCAACAATCAATGAATAAGATGCAAGACATTGAAgcagaaattcaaaatgttaataaaaatttggaaaaaaaagttaacatgtTACAAGGAAAAACACAAAGCATCagtgataaaataaaactgtaTGAAGTGGAaacaattaaattacaaaaaagcttTATGCCGGAGGAAAATCTAGGTAACCAATGTACCCCAATGTTAGATGAAGATCAAACAATTCCAAAAACAATCTGTGAAACAATATTACAAGAACATTCACATGAAATAGAACAGTCAATAAATGCTGATATAAATGAAGAACCACAAAATCCTGTTTATGATACCCAACCAAAACTGCCATTATCAGGAAGTAGGGTTTTAATTGCCGGAAGTTCAGTCCTAAAAGGAATTGACCCATCtaaattaaaagattatataGATGTCCATGTTCACAGAGGAGCAAATGTACTAGATTTATACGAAGACATAAGAAATATGGATCTGAGTACATACAatacaattataattcatgtaGGTGGCAATGATGCAAGTAGCAAAATGAATGTACAACAATTTGTGGACATTTTTCAAGAAATCATTAACTTTGTAAGATGTCAAAACTGTCGAGCAATTGTATCTGGAATATTACCAAGGATACAATGTGATGTCACTGAGTATAACACAATCCTAAAACAAATGTGCCATTATAATgatgtcaaattcatatcaaattatGAATCTTTTGTCTACAAAGATGATCATATAGCTAAATCATTTTACACCACAGATGGCATTCATCTAAATAGATATGGAACAATAAAGTTGTTGGCAAATGTTAATAAAGTAATTAAAGTATTCAAGGGAAAACAAATACAGCATCATTTGAACCAACAAAACAGAAATAGATATCAAAGTTCCAGTCACCAATATTACGCAAACAACTTCAGAAGGAGCCCTACAAAACAAAGATATCAACCTAGGAGCAACATGATTACAACAGACAGAAGAAATTTCAACCATTCAGGAATCAACCCCAGAAACGTAAAGGACAGGAATGATCTCAATATGAACTCTCGTGACTCGTGGGAAAACAATAATGAGCTAAATAGACAAAATGTAGACAGAGCACCATTTTTTAACTATCATTCACCAAACTCTGTACGTAAGTCAGATTATGTTCATAGGTAGCATTTAGCTTGTTCTAGTTTTTCAAAcagatataatattttaaatctgTTATGTGATAAATGTAGTAGTATACAATGTTCATGTAATATAAAAGACATTAATAATACAAAcaacagtaataataataattggaGAAAATCTCAAAAGAGACATAGAAAGAGTCAAAATAAAACACCTAGTTCTGTAAATAAAAGTAGAAATAATGAAGCAAGTTGGTTGtttaaaaaagggtttaaactaggttgtttaaatattcaacatttacaaccaaaaattgaagaaataaaatttctattaaaatatgaacaattatttgatatatttggtatggtagaaacatttttaaatgatgaaattgGTACCGAAACATTACAAATTG carries:
- the LOC139518619 gene encoding putative nuclease HARBI1 encodes the protein MAALLMVPRQRKERIFRGMVSHLNNLTDNEMRIRYRFGRDSIAYICNIVGDKLRRSTAKETALTVEQQVCIALRFYASGSFLQVIGDTMGYDKATVSRAVNDVTNALLDVKDNFIQWPKDINSKNRMKCGFHRQMNFPNVLGCIDCTHIKIQGPSEDEAAFVNRKGFHSVNVQAVCDYEGTYLIC